From one Asterias amurensis chromosome 10, ASM3211899v1 genomic stretch:
- the LOC139943434 gene encoding uncharacterized protein, giving the protein MAKRLRRGRSQGVIQNNAKVLHCDVCYASFSRNCYLVEHMMVHTNEKPFVCQDCGVSFSQRSALKSHKLTHTKDKERPYLCKCGKSFTLIQNLKRHQKVDMKERPYKCNKCGNTYSMRWNLDRHMKGHGEGLVCDNCGVSISQSSTLKMHKLTRTKKRPYNCKNCGKSFPMKQNLQSDSKRPYQCDKCGNAFTMRCNLSRHMKVHGTTELVCDSWEVSLHKLTKTKDRPYKCKTCDKSFPMKQNLQRHQTVHTKERPYQCKKCGNAFSMLSNLSRHMKVHGRGLVCDNCGETFRRKSSLKKHMRSHVNPFVCDICGKTLSHHNSLKEHLKLHNNEKPHVCDECGKAFTQVGGLKAHLRVHTLEKPYKCDLCDGAFSQNSTLKMHQRIHTKEKPFQCEKCPRAFAWRTTLVRHINIHNNEKPHSCEVCNKRFVLRKNMKRHMRVHSKDTHSFACKICGTTFVYLCDLQRHRKSHAKEKGSDRINSKKRFTRTSNLKRKKSQKNIGKPNLKCAREADQVELSHREVTRGGKQTSFTWRKYDFLKKYAVEGQVGSQRDNMNPIIKEELIQCCICGLSTPFKTHLEKINNYEMPYFCNICDKEGLSQEGNVASTIKSEVGLHGENGNAALGDVWNSFNKEDGGNRISSLGDIGTSPRSVAVEGRVDRTYTLEEDRISTSGSDWEENGIPVLRDFWTPSRKEAGVSRTSSCGEDPTSSRSAYGWNGTSRLAEDGTTPRSDFGVNGASALGEVWTSSTLEAEGNRSSLIGEDLTYQKGVAVEGKFGDICDKEGFSQEGGKASGFESEVALNGVDRASKLGEDLNFPSVAGGYDAGSDAGLMDISSIKEESTSSRANSENYSIFGGDLAPLPGQDNENSSRQGEDSLLGGDDPIVKAENAPWHDDNGSHSGSPKTSSKVLQLVIKAFSPKSFFTCEICDKIFTRAFSLKRHQRVHSNERPFGCDICSKAFSSSYGLSRHIRTHISKDKTISKKSSTSDVKCRVCSQFLPDEINDFEKPHVCNICDKEGFSQEGGKASAIEPEVAFHGVDRASKLGEELNFPSVAGGNGASSLPTTAVTEASSLKDEKTFSRADSKDYSILGGDLAPLPGQDNEGSPLQGEDSLLGGDDPTVENAHVLQLPKKAISPKNLFTCGICDKIFTHAFSLTRHQRVHNNERPFCCDICGKAFASSYGLNRHVRTHISKDKTISRKSSASVPDLYPCKVCGKGFSNAFNLKRHGNIHTLAAKAISKESSYSVKHLKTYHDECRICGQFLPGAFSLIRHVRQAHPGRKPYSCKICRRDFWTSFNLKRHGDLHTLATKAISKESSYSAKHLKTYHVECRICGRFLPGASSLIRHVRQAHPGRKPYSCKICGKGFLNLFNLTRHGSCHVLATTAISKESSSSVERLHTYDVECRFCGQTLPDASSLKIHVRQAHPGEKPYSCMSCGKGFSNAFSLKRHNRICCHTMKETDISEESPNSPKLPFTCDVECDICGQVLPSTSSLARHVGKVHPSEKAFNCKICGEGFSTMFNLERHEIIHTIKETPIFKESPTSVKLSSDVEDKTCGKSQPSPTSPTGGDIPVENALSCETCGKTFTRSCNLNRHKKLHNFNDGEVTETTPSSIECRICGLFLCSGVAQERHARKAHPISTTSPTTCAQMYTCKYCKVEFNRFNDLKTHLLIHMDKEVASGSSNCDVCGKYFKFRYSLKRHRVTHILNKKGTVEKSPTVTKSRHVSLRGLSGSESKTDDASGPTLQSRYNNNNNNMKSDDNGEAPSRKRSKYECVACDKSFPGFLCIQIHNVNVHSLDKLFACEICGKSFLCQSTLRSHLTVHNHKETELLSHARSSPQKQTNVENERCNTVQVHQSLNEHGQVGNSKVTNVNESPANRCIVEGQDAVHIKQEPRSVDTSQGRSLSLDGLIKTELCGESSQPSSPEMCPRASSSIDCHQRDQADKVSFKCEICEQVFTRECDRRSHQRSIHTKKKSFVCKICSKSFTEKFTLFEHQRIHTKEKPYKCNICLRPMRYLGSLRKHMRVHKKDDPSYREVYEILDRNLSKKGCFVCGICKKPFKRLANLKRHYFDIHSTKTTMFDCELCNKSFINRQRLDAHKSRVHNRERPMLCEVCGKSFFCNENLKLHQRVHNGEKPYTCKLCGTSFSMTNSLTRHLRIHSNEKPYVCGRCGRAFSQDSSLKRHQKVHEKRSASERNAEKDSEGDESETDWADGKIDVGSESDELDDEGDDGSETDEVDGEADGGSKTDEVAGDIGSESEEVDGEADGESKTDEVDGEADDGSKTDEVDGEGDDGSETDEVDGEADGGS; this is encoded by the exons ATGGCGAAACGTCTCAGACGCGGCAGAAGCCAGGGAGTCATTCAAAACAACGCAAAAGTGTTACATTGTGACGTTTGTTACGCATCCTTCTCAAGAAACTGTTATCTCGTGGAGCACATGATGGTACACACCAACGAGAAACCTTTCGTCTGCCAAGACTGCGGAGTTTCCTTTTCGCAAAGAAGCGCCCTCAAGTCGCACAAACTTACCCACACTAAGGATAAGGAGAGACCATACCTCTGCAAATGCGGCAAGTCCTTCACCTTAATACAGAATCTTAAACGACATCAGAAGGTTGACATGAAGGAGAGGCCCTATAAATGTAACAAGTGCGGGAATACCTACTCGATGCGCTGGAATCTTGACCGGCATATGAAAGGTCACGGTGAGGGGTTGGTGTGCGATAACTGCGGAGTGTCCATCTCGCAAAGCAGCACTCTCAAGATGCACAAACTTACACGCACTAAGAAGAGACCATACAACTGCAAGAATTGCGGCAAGTCCTTCCCCATGAAACAGAATCTTCAAAGTGACTCGAAGAGGCCCTATCAATGCGACAAGTGCGGAAACGCCTTCACAATGCGCTGTAATCTCTCCCGCCATATGAAAGTTCACGGTACTACGGAGTTGGTGTGCGACAGCTGGGAAGTGTCTTTGCACAAACTAACCAAGACTAAGGATAGACCATACAAGTGCAAGACATGCGACAAGTCCTTCCCCATGAAACAGAATCTTCAAAGACATCAGACGGTTCACACGAAGGAAAGGCCCTATCAATGCAAGAAGTGCGGAAACGCCTTCTCGATGCTCTCTAATCTCTCCCGGCATATGAAAGTTCACGGTAGGGGATTGGTGTGCGACAACTGCGGGGAGACATTCCGGAGGAAGAGCTCACTGAAGAAGCACATGAGGAGTCACGTGAACCCCTTCGTCTGCGACATCTGCGGAAAAACGCTCTCACACCACAACAGTCTCAAGGAACACCTGAAGCTTCACAACAACGAAAAGCCGCACGTCTGCGACGAGTGCGGGAAAGCGTTCACCCAAGTGGGCGGTCTCAAGGCACACTTACGAGTCCACACACTCGAGAAGCCGTACAAGTGCGACCTGTGTGACGGAGCCTTCTCTCAGAATAGCACGTTGAAGATGCACCAAAGAATTCACACAAAAGAGAAACCGTTCCAGTGTGAGAAATGCCCGAGGGCTTTTGCGTGGCGGACAACACTGGTGCGCCATATTAACATTCACAACAATGAAAAACCGCATTCCTGCGAAGTGTGTAACAAAAGATTTGTACTCCGCAAGAATATGAAAAGGCACATGCGGGTTCACAGTAAAGACACACACAGTTTTGCCTGCAAAATTTGTGGTACTACTTTTGTGTATCTTTGCGACTTGCAAAGACATCGTAAATCCCACGCAAAGGAGAAAGGCTCGGATCGCATCAATTCTAAAAAACGTTTCACGCGTACTTcaaacctgaaaagaaaaaaatcacaaaaaaacattggaaaACCCAACttgaaatgt Gcca GAGAAGCTGATCAAGTGGAACTCTCTCATCGAGAAGTGACTAGGGGAGGAAAGCAGACTTCCTTTACTTGGAGAAAGTATGACTTCCTCAAGAAGTACGCAGTAGAAGGGCAAGTTGGTAGTCAAAGAGACAATATGAATCCTATTATCAAAGAGGAGCTGATTCAGTGCTGTATTTGTGGACTAAGCACTCCTTTCAAAACGCATttggaaaaaataaacaactatGAAATGCCATACTTCTGTAACATTTGTGACAAGGAGGGTTTGTCACAGGAAGGTAATGTGGCTTCCACCATCAAATCTGAAGTTGGCTTGCATGGAGAGAATGGGAATGCCGCACTTGGAGACGTTTGGAATTCCTTCAATAAAGAAGACGGAGGGAATAGAATTTCCTCACTCGGAGATATTGGGACTTCGCCAAGAAGTGTTGCAGTAGAAGGGAGAGTGGACAGAACTTACACACTTGAAGAAGATCGAATTAGTACCTCAGGAAGTGATTGGGAGGAGAATGGGATTCCTGTTCTCAGAGACTTTTGGACTCCCTCAAGAAAGGAAGCTGGAGTTAGCAGAACTTCATCATGTGGAGAAGACCCGACTTCCTCAAGAAGTGCTTATGGATGGAATGGAACTTCAAGACTTGCAGAAGATGGAACTACCCCGAGAAGTGACTTTGGAGTGAATGGAGCTTCAGCGCTAGGAGAGGTTTGGACTTCCTCAACACTTGAAGCTGAAGGGAATAGATCTTCCTTAATTGGAGAAGACCTGACTTACCAAAAAGGTGTTGCAGTGGAAGGGAAATTTGGAGACATTTGTGACAAGGAGGGTTTCTCACAGGAAGGCGGGAAGGCTTCGGGTTTCGAATCTGAAGTGGCCTTGAATGGGGTGGACAGAGCTTCTAAACTGGGAGAGGACCTCAATTTTCCAAGTGTTGCAGGAGGCTATGATGCTGGAAGCGATGCTGGATTGATGGATATTTCCTCAATTAAAGAAGAAAGCACTTCCTCAAGAGCTAATTCTGAAAACTATTCCATCTTTGGAGGTGATCTTGCCCCCTTGCCTGGACAGGATAATGAGAATTCTTCACGTCAAGGTGAGGATTCCTTGCTTGGAGGTGATGATCCTATTGTTAAGGCTGAAAATGCACCTTGGCATGATGACAATGGGAGCCATTCTGGGTCAccaaaaacatcttcaaaagTTCTACAGCTGGTCATTAAAGCATTTTCTCCTAAGAGTTTCTTTACATGTGAAATTTGTGACAAAATCTTCACCCGTGCTTTCTCCCTTAAGAGACACCAAAGAGTGCACAGCAACGAAAGACCCTTTGGTTGTGACATTTGCAGCAAAGCCTTCTCATCTAGTTACGGTCTGAGCCGACATATAAGAACTCACATAAGTAAAGACAAAACTATCTCCAAGAAATCTTCAACCTCAGATGTTAAGTGCAGAGTTTGTAGCCAATTCCTTCCCGACGAAATTAACGACTTTGAGAAGCCACATGTCTGCAACATTTGCGACAAGGAAGGTTTCTCACAGGAAGGAGGAAAGGCTTCTGCCATCGAACCTGAAGTGGCCTTCCATGGGGTGGACAGAGCTTCTAAACTTGGAGAGGAGCTGAATTTCCCAAGTGTTGCAGGAGGGAATGGAGCTTCCTCATTACCAACGACTGCAGTTACAGAAGCTTCCTCACTTAAAGACGAAAAAACTTTCTCAAGAGCTGATTCTAAGGACTATTCCATCCTTGGAGGTGATCTTGCCCCCTTGCCTGGACAGGATAATGAGGGTTCTCCACTCCAAGGTGAGGATTCTCTGCTTGGCGGTGATGATCCTACTGTTGAAAATGCGCATGTGCTACAGCTGCCCAAAAAAGCAATATCTCCTAAGAATCTCTTTACATGTGGAATTTGTGACAAAATCTTCACCCATGCTTTCTCCCTAACAAGACACCAAAGAGTGCACAACAACGAAAGACCCTTTTGTTGTGACATTTGCGGAAAAGCCTTCGCGTCTAGTTACGGCCTGAACCGACATGTAAGAACTCACATAAGTAAAGACAAAACTATCTCCAGGAAATCTTCAGCCTCAGTTCCTGATCTTTATCCTTGTAAGGTCTGTGGAAAAGGCTTCTCAAATGCGTTCAATTTGAAGAGACACGGAAATATCCATACATTGGCGGCAAAAGCAATCTCCAAGGAATCTTCATATTCTGTCAAGCATCTCAAAACCTACCATGATGAGTGCAGAATCTGTGGCCAGTTTCTACCTGGCGCATTCTCTCTAATAAGGCATGTACGACAGGCCCATCCCGGGAGGaaaccttattcttgtaagaTCTGTCGAAGAGACTTCTGGACTTCGTTCAATTTGAAGAGACACGGAGATCTCCATACATTGGCGACAAAAGCTATCTCCAAGGAATCTTCATATTCTGCCAAGCATCTCAAAACCTATCACGTTGAGTGCAGAATCTGCGGCCGATTCCTACCTGGCGCATCCTCTCTTATAAGGCATGTACGACAGGCCCATCCTGGCAGGAAACCTTATTCGTGTAAGATCTGTGGAAAAGGCTTCTTGAATTTGTTCAACTTGACGAGACACGGAAGTTGCCATGTATTGGCAACAACAGCTATTTCTAAGGAATCTTCATCCTCTGTTGAGCGGCTCCACACTTATGATGTTGAGTGCAGATTTTGTGGCCAAACTCTACCTGATGCATCTTCTCTTAAGATACATGTGCGACAGGCCCATCCTGGAGAGAAACCCTATTCTTGCATGTCTTGTGGAAAGGGCTTCTCTAATGCGTTCAGTTTGAAGAGACATAATAGAATATGTTGCCATACAATGAAGGAAACAGATATCTCAGAAGAATCCCCTAATTCTCCTAAGCTTCCCTTCACCTGTGACGTTGAGTGTGACATTTGTGGCCAGGTTCTACCAAGCACATCATCTCTTGCAAGGCATGTAGGAAAGGTTCATCCTAGTGAGAAAGCCTTTAACTGTAAAATCTGCGGAGAAGGTTTCTCAACTATGTTTAACTTAGAGAGGCATGAAATCATTCATACAATCAAGGAAACACCTATCTTTAAGGAATCCCCAACCTCTGTTAAGCTTTCCAGTGATGTGGAGGATAAAACTTGTGGCAAGTCTCAACCTAGCCCAACCTCTCCAACAGGAGGAGACATTCCTGTTGAGAATGCATTATCTTGTGAGACCTGTGGAAAAACTTTTACGCGTTCGTGCAACCTAAATAGACACAAAAAACTTCATAACTTCAATGATGGCGAAGTGACTGAGACAACACCAAGCAGTATCGAGTGTAGAATTTGTGGCCTATTTTTATGTAGTGGAGTTGCTCAAGAAAGACATGCAAGAAAAGCCCACCCTATCTCTACTACATCTCCTACTACATGTGCACAAATGTATACTTGTAAGTACTGTAAAGTAGAGTTCAATCGTTTTAACGATCTTAAGACACACCTACTAATCCACATGGATAAAGAGGTGGCATCAGGTTCTTCAAATTGTGACGTTTGTGGCAAATACTTTAAGTTCAGGTACAGCCTGAAGAGACATCGAGTTACCCACATACTAAATAAAAAAGGTACCGTGGAGAAATCACCTACAGTTACAAAGAGTCGCCATGTGAGTCTAAGAGGTTTGTCTGGCTCGGAGTCTAAGACTGATGATGCTTCTGGGCCAACACTTCAAAGCagatacaataacaacaacaacaacatgaagAGTGATGACAATGGAGAGGCCCCCAGCCGCAAGAGGAGCAAATATGAGTGTGTCGCATGTGACAAATCCTTTCCTGGTTTCCTGTGCATACAAATACACAATGTTAATGTGCACTCACTCGACAAACTCTTTGCCTGTGAGATTTGTGGGAAGTCCTTCTTATGCCAGAGTACTTTGAGGAGCCATCTTACTGTTCACAATCACAAGGAAACAGAATTATTAAGCCATGCAAGGAGCTCTCCACAAAAGCAGACAAATGTTGAGAACGAGAGATGTAACACAGTCCAAGTTCATCAAAGTCTAAACGAGCATGGTCAGGTTGGCAACAGCAAAGTGACAAATGTCAACGAATCTCCCGCCAACAGATGCATCGTAGAAGGTCAAGATGCTGTTCACATCAAGCAGGAACCACGTAGTGTGGATACCTCACAGGGTAGAAGCCTTTCTCTTGACGGACTCATTAAGACGGAGCTCTGTGGTGAATCCTCACAGCCTAGTTCTCCAGAAATGTGTCCCAGAGCTTCATCAAGCATAGATTGCCATCAAAGAGATCAGGCAGATAAGGTATCCTTCAAATGTGAAATATGTGAGCAAGTCTTCACACGTGAATGTGATCGACGAAGCCATCAAAGAAGCATTCACACAAAGAAAAAATcctttgtgtgtaaaatttgcaGCAAGTCTTTCACAGAGAAATTCACCCTTTTTGAGCATCAAAGAATACACACTAAGGAGAAACCTTACAAATGTAATATCTGTTTAAGACCCATGCGATACTTGGGAAGCTTAAGGAAGCACATGAGGGTCCACAAGAAGGATGATCCTTCTTACCGCGAAGTTTATGAAATTTTAGACAGGAACCTCTCCAAAAAAGGCTGCTTTGTTTGTGGCATTTGCAAGAAGCCATTCAAAAGGTTAGCAAACCTAAAGAGGCATTACTTTGATATCCATTCCACAAAGACAACAATGTTTGACTGTGAGCTCTGCAACAAGTCTTTTATAAACAGGCAGAGATTGGATGCACATAAGTCTAGAGTCCATAACAGGGAGAGGCCAATGCTTTGTGAGGTGTGCGGCAAATCTTTCTTTTGCAATGAAAATTTAAAACTACATCAGCGAGTACACAACGGTGAGAAACCATACACTTGTAAACTTTGTGGTACTTCTTTCAGTATGACCAACAGCCTGACGAGACATCTAAGGATCCATTCCAACGAGAAACCTTATGTCTGTGGTCGTTGTGGAAGGGCATTCTCTCAGGATAGCAGTCTTAAAAGACATCAGAAGGTCCATGAGAAACGGTCTGCTTCTGAGCGGAATGCTGAGAAAGATAGCGAGGGTGATGAATCTGAGACTGATTGGGCAGATGGCAAAATAGATGTTGGTTCTGAGTCGGATGAGTTAGACGACGAGGGTGATGATGGATCTGAGACTGATGAGGTAGATGGTGAGGCTGATGGTGGATCTAAGACTGATGAGGTAGCGGGCGATATTGGTTCTGAGTCAGAAGAGGTAGATGGCGAGGCTGATGGTGAATCTAAGACTGATGAGGTAGATGGTGAGGCTGATGATGGATCTAAGACTGATGAGGTAGATGGCGAGGGTGATGATGGATCTGAGACTGATGAGGTAGATGGTGAGGCTGATGGTGGATCTTAG